A window of the Cystobacter fuscus genome harbors these coding sequences:
- a CDS encoding SRPBCC family protein — translation MTVKKDASGHRSVQAEVEVPGTPEAVWRAIATGPGISAWFVPTELEERAGGTTVSHFAEDSSMDSVAKITTWEPPHRFVAEAPQEGPGPVATEWSVETRSGDTCVVRVVHRWFASTDDWDGQFEGHVHGWRAFFRLLRAYLAHFPGQRAASFQLMGITSGPKAVAWEALTRPLGLAGATVGTRVRAPEGVPALGGVVESSGPSEWPELLLRLDTPAPGLAHLFPLEMGGQVFLTVRYFLFGEQAPGAKAHAEASWRAWMARLFPPAAPPA, via the coding sequence ATGACCGTGAAGAAGGACGCATCCGGACACCGCTCCGTCCAGGCCGAGGTCGAGGTCCCCGGCACCCCCGAGGCCGTCTGGCGGGCCATCGCCACGGGCCCTGGCATCTCCGCCTGGTTCGTTCCCACCGAGCTCGAGGAGCGCGCGGGCGGCACGACCGTCTCCCACTTCGCCGAGGACTCCAGCATGGACTCGGTGGCGAAGATCACCACGTGGGAGCCGCCCCACCGCTTCGTCGCCGAAGCCCCCCAGGAGGGTCCCGGCCCGGTGGCCACCGAATGGTCCGTGGAGACGCGCTCGGGGGACACCTGCGTCGTGCGCGTGGTGCACCGCTGGTTCGCGAGCACCGATGACTGGGATGGCCAGTTCGAGGGCCACGTGCACGGCTGGCGCGCCTTCTTCCGGCTCCTGCGCGCCTACCTCGCCCACTTCCCGGGCCAGCGCGCCGCGTCGTTCCAACTCATGGGCATCACCTCCGGGCCCAAGGCCGTGGCGTGGGAGGCCCTCACCCGTCCGCTCGGCCTCGCGGGGGCCACCGTTGGCACCCGGGTGCGCGCTCCCGAGGGCGTGCCCGCCCTGGGGGGCGTCGTGGAGTCGTCCGGCCCGTCCGAATGGCCCGAGCTGCTCCTCCGGCTCGACACGCCGGCCCCTGGCCTGGCCCACCTCTTCCCGCTCGAGATGGGCGGTCAGGTCTTCCTGACCGTCCGTTACTTCCTGTTCGGCGAGCAGGCGCCCGGGGCCAAGGCGCACGCGGAGGCGTCGTGGCGCGCGTGGATGGCCCGGCTCTTCCCGCCCGCCGCCCCCCCGGCCTGA
- a CDS encoding winged helix-turn-helix domain-containing protein encodes MLDVEVIEEPEAAAVALDAVKSQLLAHLVTPASAATLATRVGMARQKVNYHLRALEEHKLVRLAEERQWGGLTERLLVATASSYVVSPGALGPIAADPERTADRLSASYLIALGARLVREVGSLWHRAREANKALATLAIDTEIRFRSPAERAAFTHELTQAVTALAARYHDASAPGGRPHRVVLAAHPLPTPTKETA; translated from the coding sequence ATGCTCGACGTGGAAGTCATCGAGGAGCCAGAGGCCGCGGCGGTGGCGCTCGACGCCGTCAAGAGCCAGCTGTTGGCGCATCTGGTCACCCCCGCCTCCGCCGCGACGCTCGCCACGCGCGTGGGGATGGCCCGGCAGAAGGTGAACTACCACCTGCGGGCGCTCGAGGAGCACAAGCTGGTGCGCCTCGCCGAGGAGCGGCAGTGGGGTGGGCTGACGGAGCGCCTGCTCGTGGCGACCGCGTCCTCCTACGTCGTGTCCCCGGGCGCGCTGGGCCCGATCGCCGCGGATCCGGAGCGCACCGCGGACCGCCTGTCCGCGAGCTACCTCATCGCGCTGGGAGCCCGCCTCGTGCGCGAGGTCGGCTCGCTCTGGCACCGGGCCCGGGAGGCGAACAAGGCCCTGGCCACCCTGGCCATCGACACGGAGATCCGCTTCCGCTCGCCCGCCGAGCGCGCCGCCTTCACCCACGAGCTCACCCAGGCCGTCACGGCGCTGGCCGCGCGCTACCACGACGCCTCGGCGCCCGGGGGCCGCCCCCATCGCGTGGTGCTCGCCGCCCACCCCCTCCCCACTCCCACGAAGGAAACCGCATGA
- a CDS encoding sensor histidine kinase — MAESGTDTSERRRLCDFIRENRPGILAEWEREVRDHPCSQGLSRPRLINHLPDLLERVSNMVETVHTGQHETLAGVPEVHALDRLEAGYDLEQVAHEYALLRACILRLYEAHAKSVGTGNLVATLAEVRRFNETFDEALSTAVSRYAQTRARTLAALDRISQAALGQGNVNDFLPRLLRVILESTESVDSVILLLREGNTLRVRAAVGVEEEVPADFSLQVGEGFTGKVAAEGRPLELHSAATDPLVKNPVVRARGVQALYGVPLSYEGQVIGVAKMGSLSASTFSNEDKLLFRVMVQRISSLLFQVRLQERDQVQTRLLDAILVQLPVGVVVVEAPSGRVLLGNAAFVRLWRHPVIYSSDVAGYREYRGFHADGRPFEPHEWPVARALKGEVVHDMEIGILRGDGTRGVTIQSSAPIRDAEGRIIAAVVTTVDITDRKAAEEQQRRMVEFRERFLGIVSHDLRNPLNAVLFSAKALMQSESVMKEQVKNVRRILGSTERMTRMITDLLDYTRGRLGGGIPITAEPVNLRHLCHHVLEELETSHPGCELRLEASGDFEGEWDPDRLAQMVGNLGKNALDYSPEDTPVNLVLHDEGDTVGLEVHNQGAPIPSDQLPHIFEPFRQATTDRRPPTSGLGLGLFIVEQIVHAHGGTITVHSTQAEGTTFSVKLPRRSPKSPTAIASTGASPCSK, encoded by the coding sequence ATGGCCGAGAGCGGGACAGACACATCGGAGAGGAGGCGTCTGTGCGACTTCATCCGGGAAAACCGGCCCGGCATCCTGGCGGAGTGGGAACGGGAAGTGCGCGACCATCCCTGCTCGCAGGGCCTCTCCCGCCCTCGGCTCATCAATCACCTTCCCGACCTGCTCGAGCGGGTGTCGAACATGGTGGAGACGGTCCACACGGGCCAACACGAAACGCTGGCGGGGGTGCCAGAGGTCCATGCCCTGGACCGGCTGGAGGCGGGCTACGACCTGGAGCAAGTGGCCCACGAGTACGCCCTGCTGCGAGCGTGCATCCTCCGGCTCTACGAAGCACATGCCAAGAGCGTGGGGACGGGGAACCTGGTGGCCACGCTGGCGGAGGTGCGGCGCTTCAACGAGACATTCGACGAGGCCTTGTCCACCGCCGTGTCCCGTTACGCCCAGACCCGTGCGCGTACCCTGGCGGCCCTGGACCGCATCTCCCAGGCGGCCCTCGGACAGGGGAACGTGAACGACTTCCTGCCCAGGCTGCTGCGCGTCATCCTCGAAAGCACGGAGTCGGTGGATTCGGTCATCCTGCTGCTGCGCGAGGGGAACACCCTGCGCGTGCGCGCCGCCGTGGGAGTGGAAGAGGAAGTGCCCGCTGATTTCAGTCTCCAGGTGGGTGAGGGCTTCACCGGGAAGGTGGCCGCCGAGGGGCGCCCACTGGAATTGCACTCGGCGGCCACGGATCCGCTGGTGAAGAACCCGGTCGTTCGCGCCCGGGGCGTCCAGGCTCTCTACGGAGTGCCGTTGTCCTACGAGGGGCAGGTCATCGGCGTGGCCAAGATGGGCAGCCTGTCGGCCTCCACGTTCTCCAACGAAGACAAGCTGCTCTTCCGGGTGATGGTGCAGCGCATCTCGTCCCTGCTCTTCCAGGTCCGCCTCCAAGAGCGAGATCAGGTCCAGACGCGCCTGTTGGATGCCATCCTCGTCCAGCTCCCGGTGGGGGTCGTGGTGGTCGAGGCCCCCTCGGGTCGCGTGCTCCTCGGCAACGCGGCCTTCGTGCGCCTCTGGCGGCATCCCGTCATCTACTCGTCCGACGTCGCGGGCTACCGCGAGTATCGGGGCTTCCACGCGGACGGTCGCCCCTTCGAGCCGCACGAGTGGCCCGTCGCGCGCGCCCTCAAGGGGGAGGTGGTGCACGACATGGAGATCGGCATCTTGCGTGGCGATGGCACGCGCGGGGTGACGATTCAAAGCTCCGCCCCCATCCGCGACGCCGAGGGCCGCATCATCGCGGCGGTGGTCACCACGGTGGACATCACCGACCGCAAGGCCGCCGAGGAGCAGCAGCGCCGGATGGTCGAGTTCCGCGAGCGTTTCCTGGGCATCGTCAGCCACGACCTGCGCAACCCGCTCAACGCCGTCCTGTTCTCCGCCAAGGCGCTGATGCAATCCGAGAGCGTGATGAAGGAGCAGGTGAAGAACGTCCGCCGCATCCTCGGCAGCACCGAGCGCATGACGCGGATGATCACCGACCTGCTCGACTACACGCGAGGGCGGTTGGGTGGAGGCATTCCCATCACCGCCGAGCCCGTCAATCTCCGCCATCTCTGCCACCACGTCCTGGAGGAACTGGAGACCAGCCACCCGGGATGCGAGCTGCGGCTGGAGGCCTCAGGCGACTTCGAGGGTGAATGGGACCCCGACCGACTCGCGCAAATGGTGGGCAACCTCGGCAAGAACGCGCTCGACTACAGCCCCGAGGACACGCCCGTGAACCTCGTGCTGCACGACGAAGGCGACACCGTGGGCCTGGAGGTCCACAACCAGGGCGCCCCCATTCCATCCGACCAGCTCCCGCACATCTTCGAGCCCTTCCGGCAGGCCACCACGGACAGGAGGCCTCCCACCTCCGGGCTCGGGCTGGGGCTCTTCATCGTCGAGCAGATCGTCCACGCCCACGGCGGAACCATCACCGTCCACTCCACCCAGGCGGAGGGGACCACGTTCTCCGTGAAGCTGCCCCGACGCTCCCCGAAGAGTCCGACCGCGATCGCGAGCACAGGCGCCTCACCCTGCTCGAAGTGA
- a CDS encoding NAD(P)-binding domain-containing protein, producing MNRIGILGPGRVATVLATGLVAAGHEVGAR from the coding sequence ATGAATCGCATTGGCATTCTGGGCCCGGGCCGTGTCGCCACGGTGCTCGCCACCGGGCTCGTGGCCGCTGGACATGAGGTGGGGGCGCGGTAG
- a CDS encoding TetR/AcrR family transcriptional regulator has translation MASRTTPHPLEPRKKPGQARSAATVAAVLEAAARILETEGFEGYTTNAVARRAGISIGSLYQYFPSKDAITKALMLRETTQLLADVAAIHTDAGGRAGLERLIAVAVAYQFRRPALARLLDMEERRLPVGEEVRRIGEQLLLTVQRCLDAPDLAGTFRSPFAAEDLLAIVKGLVDAAGDRGEMLALARPEVKELFPGLWAKRLQEVLLHGLSPKACARLVREVLGPQVPERVARRAVEQSDGNALFLEELIRMAAEGRGDEAPETVLAVLQARLMRMDHGVRQVLLAASIFGRVFWPEGVGELLRGQTEQALLEQHLRWLVEQEVIEPMPDSRFPSVTEYRFRHALVRDAAYGLVPDSHRPMGHQLAGTWLERMLEPDALVLATHFQWGQRPERAASFYTRAAERLFERNDLQGTLRCVESALACGASGEALTRLRALHAMVFFWMVQLPRALECGIPALAGLKAGSPLWCRLIGNLIVGSSISGHPEQSASLCETLVHTPPVREGPRQRPPRSRGPRALPAPGARERPDAGAGPPALGRERGLTPCSPRTWTPPLMGAPEPCHVSEADGRGGVEAQAATANRPTPPCRPLQRGRTRQACTPRGLHPECTGMAHIAPIPLMIGLTTTRIVERHLGCLARRCLSTRPRWWARASSRRWARSSVLRAHRNPRTARCASSLPSTRR, from the coding sequence ATGGCCTCCCGAACCACTCCCCACCCGCTCGAGCCGAGGAAGAAACCCGGTCAGGCCCGCTCGGCGGCGACCGTCGCGGCCGTGCTCGAAGCCGCTGCTCGCATTCTGGAGACCGAGGGCTTCGAGGGGTACACCACCAACGCCGTGGCCCGGCGTGCCGGCATCAGCATCGGCTCGCTGTACCAGTACTTTCCCAGCAAGGACGCCATCACCAAGGCGCTGATGCTCCGGGAGACGACCCAGCTCCTGGCGGATGTCGCCGCCATCCATACGGACGCGGGCGGGCGCGCGGGCCTCGAGCGGCTCATCGCGGTGGCCGTTGCCTATCAGTTCCGGCGTCCGGCCCTCGCGCGGCTGCTGGACATGGAGGAGCGCCGTCTGCCCGTTGGGGAAGAGGTGCGGCGCATTGGCGAGCAGCTGCTCCTCACCGTCCAGCGGTGTCTCGACGCGCCGGACCTCGCGGGCACGTTCCGCTCACCGTTCGCCGCCGAGGATCTCCTGGCGATCGTGAAGGGCCTCGTCGACGCCGCGGGGGACCGGGGCGAGATGCTGGCGCTGGCACGGCCCGAGGTGAAGGAGCTCTTCCCGGGACTCTGGGCGAAGCGCCTGCAGGAGGTGCTGCTCCACGGCCTGAGCCCCAAGGCCTGCGCCCGGCTGGTGCGTGAGGTGTTGGGGCCCCAGGTGCCCGAGCGCGTGGCGCGGCGTGCGGTGGAGCAGTCGGACGGCAATGCACTCTTCCTGGAGGAGCTCATCCGCATGGCGGCGGAAGGGCGCGGGGATGAGGCACCGGAGACGGTGCTGGCGGTGCTCCAGGCCCGCTTGATGCGGATGGATCATGGGGTACGCCAGGTGCTGCTGGCTGCCAGCATCTTCGGCCGCGTCTTCTGGCCGGAGGGAGTGGGTGAGCTGTTGAGGGGCCAGACAGAGCAGGCACTGTTGGAGCAGCACCTGCGATGGCTGGTGGAGCAGGAGGTCATCGAGCCGATGCCCGACAGCCGCTTCCCCTCCGTGACCGAGTACCGTTTCCGTCACGCGCTGGTGCGGGATGCGGCTTACGGCCTGGTGCCCGACAGTCACCGGCCCATGGGTCACCAGCTCGCGGGGACTTGGTTGGAGCGGATGCTCGAACCCGATGCGCTGGTGCTTGCCACGCACTTCCAGTGGGGGCAGCGGCCAGAGCGCGCTGCCTCCTTCTACACCCGGGCCGCTGAGCGGCTCTTCGAGAGGAACGATCTGCAGGGGACGTTGCGGTGCGTGGAGTCGGCCCTGGCCTGTGGCGCGAGCGGCGAAGCCTTGACCCGGCTGCGTGCGCTCCATGCCATGGTGTTCTTCTGGATGGTTCAGCTGCCCAGGGCCCTGGAGTGCGGTATCCCGGCATTGGCCGGGTTGAAGGCGGGCAGCCCCCTGTGGTGCAGGTTGATCGGGAACCTGATCGTCGGGAGCTCCATCTCCGGACATCCGGAGCAGTCGGCCAGCCTGTGCGAAACGTTGGTCCACACCCCTCCGGTGCGTGAGGGCCCGCGCCAGCGACCTCCCCGAAGCCGAGGCCCGAGAGCGCTTCCTGCACCAGGTGCCCGAGAACGCCCGGACGCTGGAGCTGGCCCGCCAGCGTTGGGGCGAGAGCGCGGCTTAACTCCGTGTAGCCCACGGACATGGACGCCTCCGTTGATGGGTGCGCCGGAGCCATGCCACGTCTCCGAGGCCGACGGGAGAGGTGGTGTTGAGGCTCAAGCAGCCACAGCCAACAGGCCCACACCCCCCTGTCGCCCCCTCCAGAGAGGGCGGACCAGACAGGCGTGTACCCCAAGAGGGCTCCACCCAGAGTGCACCGGCATGGCTCACATTGCCCCCATTCCTCTCATGATCGGGCTGACGACAACACGCATCGTTGAGCGGCACCTGGGGTGCCTCGCAAGGCGGTGTCTGTCTACTCGTCCACGCTGGTGGGCGCGCGCTTCTTCTCGACGATGGGCACGTAGCAGCGTCCTTCGTGCTCATAGAAATCCTCGCACGGCGCGGTGCGCTTCATCTCTTCCCAGCACGCGTCGTTGA
- a CDS encoding MFS transporter, translating to MSSTFRSLKNPNYRLWAGGALVSNVGTWMQRTAQDWIVLTQLTERNATAVGVVMALQFGPQLVLLPLTGFAADHLDQRKLLFATQSALGVLALGLGVLTITGLVRLWHVYGFALLLGGVAAFDAPARQTFVSELVGEADLPNAVALNSTSFNAARMLGPALAGVLISSVGSGWVFLLNAASFLGSIGALALLRVDELHRGGRAAQSRAGLAEGFVYVWKRPDLKAILLMLFLIGTFGLNFPIFISTMSVSVFHAGAGQFGLLTSIMAIGSVTGALLAARRVKPRLTLLLSGALVFGSGCALAALMPSYGLFGATLVLIGLSAQTFTTSTNSLVQLATEPNMRGRVVAILLAILLAIALGSTPLGAPIVGWVADHFSPRWALGVGASAGFAAALVGLAYLSRYRNLRVTRDAGRLRVRFDE from the coding sequence ATGAGCAGCACCTTCCGCTCGCTGAAGAACCCCAACTACCGGTTGTGGGCCGGTGGAGCGCTGGTGTCCAACGTGGGAACGTGGATGCAGCGCACCGCCCAGGACTGGATCGTCCTCACCCAATTGACGGAGCGCAACGCGACCGCCGTGGGTGTGGTCATGGCGCTGCAGTTCGGACCGCAGCTGGTGCTGCTGCCCTTGACGGGTTTCGCGGCGGATCACCTCGACCAACGCAAGCTCCTGTTCGCCACGCAGTCGGCCCTGGGCGTACTGGCCCTGGGTCTGGGCGTCCTCACGATCACGGGCCTCGTCCGGTTGTGGCACGTGTATGGGTTCGCGCTCCTGCTGGGAGGTGTCGCCGCGTTCGACGCCCCCGCGCGTCAGACCTTCGTCTCGGAGCTGGTGGGCGAAGCGGATCTCCCCAACGCCGTGGCGCTGAACTCCACCTCGTTCAACGCCGCGCGGATGCTGGGCCCGGCCCTGGCGGGTGTCCTCATCTCCTCGGTGGGCTCTGGCTGGGTGTTCCTGCTCAACGCGGCCTCCTTCCTGGGCAGCATTGGCGCGCTGGCGCTGCTTCGCGTCGATGAGTTGCATCGGGGAGGACGCGCCGCGCAGTCCCGGGCGGGTCTGGCCGAGGGCTTCGTCTATGTCTGGAAGCGCCCCGATCTGAAAGCCATCCTGCTCATGCTCTTCCTGATCGGCACCTTCGGGCTCAACTTCCCCATCTTCATCTCCACCATGTCGGTCTCCGTCTTTCACGCCGGAGCAGGACAGTTCGGGCTCCTGACGTCGATCATGGCGATTGGCTCGGTCACGGGTGCGCTCCTCGCCGCCCGGCGGGTGAAACCCCGCCTCACGCTGCTCTTGTCCGGCGCCCTGGTCTTCGGCTCCGGCTGCGCGCTCGCGGCGCTCATGCCCAGCTACGGGCTCTTCGGCGCCACGCTCGTCCTCATCGGCTTGTCCGCGCAGACCTTCACCACCTCGACCAACAGCCTGGTCCAGCTCGCCACCGAGCCGAACATGCGGGGCCGGGTGGTGGCCATCCTCCTGGCCATCCTCCTGGCCATCGCCCTGGGCAGCACGCCCCTCGGCGCGCCCATCGTCGGCTGGGTCGCGGACCATTTCAGCCCCCGGTGGGCCCTCGGCGTCGGCGCGAGCGCGGGCTTCGCCGCGGCGCTCGTCGGACTCGCCTACTTGAGCCGCTACCGGAACCTGCGCGTCACACGGGATGCGGGGCGGCTCCGCGTCCGCTTCGACGAGTAG